Proteins found in one Triticum urartu cultivar G1812 chromosome 4, Tu2.1, whole genome shotgun sequence genomic segment:
- the LOC125552595 gene encoding low affinity sulfate transporter 3 codes for MESSSSAAAVETAVTVPPPSTFDVSRRPDTAGLVLNSPRPPSLREELVGVVGKAFRPHGSGHGGDRRPPRWAWALAALQAVFPVLQWGRSYTLKSFRSDVMAGLTLASLGIPQSIGYANLAKLDPQYGLYTSVVPPLIYAVMGTSREIAIGPVAVVSLLLSSMVQKVVDPAADPVTYRTLVFTVTFLAGVFQVSFGLFRLGFLVDFLSHAAIVGFMGGAAIVIGLQQLKGLLGLSRFTNSTDVVAVAKAVFSALHDPWHPGNFFIGCSFLIFILATRFIGRKYKKLFWLSAISPLLSVILSTAAVYATKADKHGVKIIREVHAGLNPSSVKQIQLNGPYTTECAKIAVICAVIALTEAIAVGRSFATIRGYKLDGNKEMIAMGFSNVAGSLSSCYVATGSFSRTAVNFSAGARSTVSNIVMAATVFIALEFFMKLLYYTPMAVLASIILSALPGLIDIREACNIWRVDKMDFLICLGAFLGVLFGSVEIGLGVALAISFAKIIIQSLRPQVEVLGRLQGTNTFCSVRQYPVACRTPAVQVIRIDTSFLCFINATFIKERIMEWVRAEVDTSNEKVRERVHSVVLDMSNVVNIDTSGLVGLEEIHKELASLGIQMAIASPGWQAIQKMKLAHLVDRIGEEWIFLTVGEAVEGCLTAHKGSAMEC; via the exons ATGGAGTCGTCGTCGTCCGCGGCAGCCGTCGAGACGGCCGTCACGGTGCCGCCGCCGTCGACATTCGACGTGTCCAGGCGGCCGGACACGGCCGGGCTCGTGCTCAACAGCCCCCGGCCGCCGAGCCTGCGCGAGGAGCTGGTCGGCGtggtcggcaaggcgttccgcccGCACGGGAGCGGCCACGGCGGTGACCGCCGGCCGCCGCGGTGGGCGTGGGCCCTGGCCGCGCTGCAGGCCGTGTTCCCGGTGCTGCAGTGGGGGAGGAGCTACACGCTCAAGTCCTTCCGGAGCGACGTCATGGCCGGCCTCACCCTCGCCAGCCTCGGCATCCCGCAG AGCATTGGATACGCCAACCTCGCGAAGCTGGACCCGCAGTATGGCCTTT ACACGAGCGTGGTGCCGCCGCTGATCTACGCGGTGATGGGGACGTCGAGGGAGATCGCCATCGGGCCGGTGGCGGTGGTGTCGCTGCTGCTGTCGTCCATGGTGCAGAAGGTGGTCGACCCGGCCGCGGACCCCGTCACCTACCGCACGCTCGTCTTCACCGTCACCTTCCTCGCCGGCGTCTTCCAGGTCTCCTTCGGCCTCTTCAG GCTGGGGTTCCTGGTGGACTTCCTCTCGCACGCGGCCATCGTGGGGTTCATGGGCGGCGCCGCCATCGTCATCGGGCTGCAGCAGCTCAAGGGCCTCCTCGGCCTCTCCCGCTTCACCAACAGCACCGACGTCGTCGCCGTCGCCAAGGCCGTCTTCTCCGCCCTCCACGACCCA TGGCACCCGGGCAACTTCTTCATCGGCTGCTCCTTCCTCATATTCATCCTCGCCACACGATTCATC GGGAGGAAGTACAAGAAGCTCTTCTGGCTGTCGGCGATCTCGCCGCTGCTCTCCGTCATCCTGTCCACGGCCGCCGTCTACGCCACCAAGGCCGACAAGCACGGCGTCAAGATCATCCGCGAGGTGCACGCCGGCCTCAACCCGAGCTCCGTCAAGCAGATCCAGCTCAACGGCCCCTACACCACCGAGTGCGCCAAGATCGCCGTCATCTGCGCCGTCATCGCGCTCACc GAAGCCATTGCCGTGGGGCGATCTTTCGCCACGATAAGAGGGTACAAGCTCGACGGGAACAAGGAGATGATCGCCATGGGCTTCTCCAACGTCGCCGGATCTCTATCCTCCTGCTACGTCGCAACAG GCTCCTTCTCCCGGACCGCCGTCAACTTCAGCGCCGGCGCCAGGTCGACGGTGTCCAACATCGTCATGGCCGCCACGGTGTTCATCGCCCTGGAGTTCTTCATGAAGCTCCTCTACTACACGCCCATGGCGGTGCTGGCCTCCATCATCCTCTCGGCGCTCCCGGGGCTGATCGACATCCGAGAGGCCTGCAACATCTGGAGGGTCGACAAGATGGACTTCCTCATATGCCTCGGCGCGTTCCTCGGCGTGCTCTTCGGGTCCGTCGAGATCGGCCTCGGAGTCGCG CTTGCCATATCGTTTGCAAAGATCATCATCCAGTCCCTCCGGCCTCAGGTGGAGGTTCTGGGCAGGCTGCAAGGGACAAACACCTTCTGCAGCGTCAGGCAGTACCCCGTGGCGTGCCGGACACCGGCCGTGCAGGTCATACGCATCGATACGTCCTTCCTCTGCTTCATCAACGCGACTTTCATCAAAGAGAG GATCATGGAATGGGTGAGGGCAGAAGTGGACACATCCAATGAGAAGGTCAGGGAAAGGGTGCACTCAGTTGTTCTTGACATGTCAA ATGTGGTGAACATTGACACTTCTGGACTTGTGGGACTGGAGGAAATTCACAAGGAGCTTGCGTCTCTGGGCATACAG ATGGCCATTGCCAGCCCAGGATGGCAGGCAATTCAGAAGATGAAGCTGGCACACCTTGTTGACAGGATAGGGGAAGAATGGATTTTCCTGACAGTAGGTGAAGCAGTGGAAGGGTGTCTAACTGCACACAAAGGCAGTGCTATGGAGTGTTGA